The Vitis riparia cultivar Riparia Gloire de Montpellier isolate 1030 chromosome 3, EGFV_Vit.rip_1.0, whole genome shotgun sequence genome segment GCACCAGCTGCAATCAACCATTCAGCAACAGGGAACTGTTGTCTTGCAAACTGAAGGTATGCTGGTTAACCactatttttccctttttttttcttcttttggttcaTCTCCATCTTgtagaaaaagagaaataatcCTAGCATTAATGTTGGCCAATGAAGTAGGGTCTGATGTAAATTTTGCGGATAAGATCTTAGATAACGCAGGTGGAGGTGCAGGCTAGCTTCATCAGATAAGATTTTGATGGCATTGTGTGTCACCATGCAGCATGGACAAATTCCTTTTATTTGCTTATTCCTTTTATTTGCTTACACATGAATCATGAGTTCCCTTGGATAAACATATCGATGATCATTTCTATCTGGTgatctaaattatttattaacatgtgcctaaaagctaatctaatattaaaatttacgaaaaaaatttatatctcaaattttaaactttttaaattaattgttgTTAAGAGCACATGGGAATTCATACtctttctaatataaaaatggTAAGTGTATAAAATCAGCGAGTAGTGCAGTGGTGCATTTATAAGAATAATGGGTCTATTGAACTTGGATGCATGATGCACCTCACTCAATGGTCAGGCTCCTGTTACCTATCATTTTGGTTTGACCGGTTAAGGAAATTTGATTCGGAGGTACTTCATTACCTGTTGGTTCTCTGTGATCcttctattaaaaattttagaactaACAAGTTTCACACATGATGGATCCGTGGCGCAATGGTAGCGCGTCTGACTCCAGATCAGAAGGTTGCGTGTTCGATTCACGTCGGGTtcaattcccaaatttttttaaaaatttacgaCCTCTTGAGGCTTGTTCCCAGAGTAGTTTACACTACATTCACTATATTTTTGCACACGCCCAAACATCATTggttttagaattaattttatttatcttgttGAGGTTTTAACTAAATTCACTTAATCATATGAAAGAGATTGGATAAAATGTAAAACCATCTGAGAGTAGGAGTAACCCTTTTTGTTCACTGTAATGAGAATTGAGAATTGATATGGATAAGAAGAAGCATCTAATCTTATAACAGAATGAGAGATTTGTATGAGGGTCGGTGGAGAGGAATATTAGGTACACTGTTACATTACTATAATGCAAATTGTACATACATAAGAGTACACCTGCCACTTAGGAATGGTAACAACTAACAACAAAAGCAAAAACACCACATCACTAAGACAAGAAACATTCGTGGGCAACGTTGGAGTTCTGACTGACCCAGATAAAGAGAGATTTTGGAATCATACATATGCCCTCCCTTTTTGGTCCTCCAATTCACACCCATTTACCCCAGACCCAGAAGGGAAGTCTCTGACTTTCTGTGAAGATGttggtcttcttcttcacttcccCCAGCAGCCACGCTTTCATCCTCACATTGCATACACTATTTCTCCACTGCTATCAATATCGAGGTCGGGATCCGTCTCCAGATCCTCCTCCATGTCATCTTCAATGTCCAGGCTGCCTGTCAGATATTGGTTCAGAGACTGGGTTCCAGCTGCAGGTATCATAGCTTCCCCTATTATCCGCATAATTTCATCGATTGACTGCATCGGCTGCTCGGGTTCTTCATATTGATTGTCCATCTTAGTTTCATCCATGAGATCTGCTGGGAGGTTCTTTAGAAACCACTCATGGTTCCTGATCTCAGCAATCGTTATCCTCTGTTGAGATTTTGATATTCAAGGGAATCAAATTTGGTCAGAGTTCAAAATTTTCTGTCTTATATCCTTAATTACATCAGGGAAACAAAGCTACACAGACAAGTCATTGCATCAAGATCTACAAGGCAGGaataaaataggttttttttttttggttcctttCTTTCCTTGCAGTCTTCTTCTAAACATATCTTATCAGTAAGACTCCAGCAAAATCAAGAACCCAGCCCCCTCTACCTTCTTCCCAAACCACCACCTTTTTCCAGAAAAAATCATGAAGAGAAGACAAATGAATAACTACAAAGAATATATAATTTACATAAAACTTACGAGAAGTACAAATAAACATACAGTTGCAACGTTTTGCAAGTTAATTAAGAAACAAGAATCCAAATAAAtgatagttaattttaaaaatactgaTTGTTAAGCCTGACAGGATACAAAAAGAACTCCATTCTCCATAatcaaaacactaaaaaggAAAGGACTTATCATACTACCACATTAAGTCAAAAGGTGTATTCATACTCTCCTCAACTTAGTTGCCAAAATATACCAGAAAGGTCCAACTATAGTACATGCAAAGAGCAACAACTCTTTTACCAATTTTGATTTTCTGTTGAAATCCCAAGCCACACAGAAACAGTCTCTCAAATCTTTTATAAATAGGCTTTCAGGATATCTCCTTTGCTGTACATTTGactacatatataattaaaaatacatggaGATATGCAAACATACATGTATAAATGTGGAGTTTAATTTATCCAAGTCCCATGAAATGACATTCTTTCCACTCAAAATCCGATTATTATTCTAACAAGCACACaccaatcaaaaaaaattattctaacaAGTGCACGCACACACCAACAGAGACcaacagagagagaaagagggggagagagagagagagagagagagagagaacgagagatggaagaaaaataaaaggaatcagcccaacaaataaataaacaatgcAAGGGTGCTCAGATGAATATCAATAATGAAAGCACTAAACATGTTACCAATACCCATGAACTTGCAAACAAAGATCTGTAATTAAAAAGTGTACTAACCGTTGCAGGATCAGCTACAAAAATCCTTGAGATCAGATGACGGCACTCAGGAGATATATGAACATAATCTGGAATAGAATACTGGACTTTCAAAATTCTCTGCAAGAAACAAacaatcatttaaaattttcaattgagcTGCCATATGCAGTAATTATGCCTGCGCAAATACCTGTATTGTCCTGTGGAAGTTCTTAGGTTCCTCAGGGTCCTCAAATGGGTAAGCACCCACCAGCATTACATATAAGGTTACCCCACAAGACCATACATCTGCAATCTGAAAATGTGATCAAATATCAGAGCAACAAAACATTAGTAAGTCTAAATATTTTGGTGTTCTCATATAACCATAATACTTATACAAACTACATTTTCCAAGTCACATAATGAAGACAGCGGTCTGCTTTTGATGTCAATGGTTTACATGAAAGAACAGCTGTCCTAAAACTTCAACACCTTACATCAAGTATATGTGGTTTTGACCAAGAAACAAATAATATAGGCTTAAAACATCAGTGAAACAGTAGAAacagaatagaaaaaatcactAGTCAATTTTCTTTCATCAACTAGTAAATTTCATAAGAGCTAaatgtcacaagatgcttcaaatgaccctccccatgggcttatatagaaggtaggaagcttctagagacccCTAGAGACATCTACACTTAGCTACAAAGTGGAAGAGtatggaagcttctagagagggCTAGAGATGTTCACACATCTCTATACTTGGCTAGGAGAGCATTGGAATAGTGTGGGGCGTTCTAGAGCCTTCCAAAGGCATCTTGTACATAAACTAGTGTAGGAGCTTCTaaattattcttgatttgtaaggaacccttcaaggttctagagatttcctaaggtgcctataaatagatTAAGACCTCATTTGGCCAATGCACCACccaaaatcacttcctaaccaagcaagtgagcttccaaagCATTGTAAGCATCCTTTGAGAGAaataaaagttttcattttttaagtgtttcctactacgccttctaaagCTTCCAAGTCGTAAGCATCTTAGCCTAGTAAGTTAAGCATCGGAAGTAAGGTTGCCTTAACAAGATCAaatgtcttgacttgtctaagtgtcgcacgagcttaggaaaagactaaatCTGTGACATAAAGCTCTTGTTCCTTCAGATTGACAAAATAGGACTACCTTATATGCTAAAACTGTCATTTCCACAGAATCTGTACACCATATAAATTTAACTCAGGTAATTAGGACATTAATTTACCTTCCCGTCATATTCTTTCTTAAGTAAGACTTCAGGAGCAATGTATGCAGGGGTTCCAACAGTTGATTTTGGTTGTGAATGCAGCACTGAGGACTGAGAAAAACAGCCAAAGTTAAATATAgagatatcaaaataaaaaatagcatgAAGAGGCAGGGGCAGCAACAGATGAACATCAAAACAATTGTTTTATTACAAACAACTAAAACCATGAACACTAAACATGCAAATTCACTCAGATCACTGCTCATAGGATGTGAAAGcccctaatatatatatatatatatagcattcaAACAACTACACGGTAGCATACTTCTCATTAACTTTTCAGTCTCAAACCTGAATGCTGAAgatttgatatcatatataCCAAACAAAGATAAGAGCAAGTACAATAAAGACAACGAagcctataaaaataaaaataaaaaagaataataaagacAACTAAGTACCTTGGAGTACCCAAAGTCACAAATCTTCAAACGAGGAGCTGGGCTTCCATCTAACAGTGTGTTCTCCAATTTCAAGTCACGGTGGCATACTTGCTTCAAAAAGAAATACAACATGAAATCCAACTTAATCGCCTAGTTCATTTTTTTCAGGCAAATTATAAAACAGAGGTTAAGGCAGAAAACTAAAAGTTTGAATACCATCGCATGACAGTAGCTGACTCCTGATACAAGTTGTTGGAAGAAGAAACGTGCCTGCAGTACAAGCTAGAGAAGGTAAGCCATAAACGAGTGCGAGGAGAGTAACAGAAAACCAAATGAGCAAGTTGCATAAGAACCTCATCCTCACTGAACCGGCCGGCATTGCATATCCGCTCAAAGAGCTCTCCTCCAGAGGCATATTCCATCACAATAGCAAGGTGGGTTGGTGTCAATATAACCTAGAGTATGATTAAACAACATAAAATTATTGAACTGAGCATCATTCACTGGATAGAAAATGTGGTTGGGAAAAATTCATTTCGACCAGACCTCTTTGAATCTGACGATGTTGGGATGCCTCAGTGATCTGTGGTTAATGATTTCCCTTTGTACATTTTCATCTATCTGTTAAACAAATGTAAAATAAGGTAAAACACAACATCAAACTAAAAGGCACCACCTAAAAAGGCCCCAATTATACATGTCTTATAAGTAGTTAAGTTCTAACATCACATGGACAAAGTGAATGAATCAAGTCCAGAACTACAGCATGAGTACATAGTTTGTCAGATTCTCAAAATTTTACCCCCATGTTAGCAGAAGCAAAAATTTTAGGCTatcatgtttattaaaaaaaaatggatgggATCCTGTATGataaatccaattttccaaatCACAACAGTTGAATAACTTCATTTACTTccaataaaaattgataatcaatTTGGTTGGTTAGAACTAATTATTCTAGAGTGATCTTGCTGCAGAAGGTCCTAAATAAGAGCCATTGGCTAGTGGGTTCCAATTTTCAATTGTAACATCCAGCAACCTTATTGAAAAACTCATGAACTGTACAATGTTTAGCTCTATACAAATTGGGCCATATTGAAAACAACTCAGCCAACAGCCTAGTATTAACCATATACATTGCCCatgcctatcaaaaagaaaacctATATATACATTGGCAGTGATCATAAATGAGAAACCTTAGCTAATACTCAAGTTTTGATTTGCCAGACTTCCCAGctatttgttctttaaaataatcaacAATGAAGTCTtgacaagatttaagtcattaCAAGATAAAAAACACATGCATGTTTCTAGATCCTACAAACATCCCAAGATTTTCATCTCATTCATTCGTTTTTAAATGAGGAGAAATCTCCACCCAAAGAAGGAATTATCTCTGcacccaaagaaaaaaagacaaaacaagACCACACTGTCATAGTTTTTAAAGGTGCACTTAAAGTGTGCCTAGGCCCAAGGCACGATCACTCCTTAGTTATAGCACCTTGTTGGAGAGGgtacctattttatttttccttttttaacacacttattttgaaaatttctaaccgtaattgaattatataatttcactaattttttgttgaatgtttattttaaatgtttgaaatCTTAAACTTTTTGTTATTTGGATTTTGgatcatatttaaaaaactaatatgCATCCCAGGTTGCATTTCACCTTGCTCAGGCATCCATATTGTGTTGTGCCTTCCACCTTTTAAATCTATGCACACCGTTAATTGGAAAGGCTGGGAAAGGACAACTGGAGAACCTCTTCAGGCTCATTTTGATTATCCAAAGTTGGTTGGGGACTTTCTCCACATTTTGAGGGGTTTCAAACCCTCCTTGGAGGAAGACTCAGTTCTGTGGAGGAAAGGAAAGAGCGATCAGTTCAGGGTAAAGGAAGCTTATAGTTTGTTGGCGAAGTCTGATGATATAGGTTTTCCTTCAAGAAGTATTTGGGTGGCAAGGGTGCCAACTAAGGTTGCTTTTTTGGCCTGGGAGGCGACATGGGGGAAGGTGCTAACTTTGGATAGTCTTCAAAGAAGAGGATTTCAACTGCCAAACCGTTGCTTCTTGTGTGGCTGtgaggaagaaagtgtaaatcatatccttattcattgtacagtggttagagccttatgggatattgtttttggtttagttgatgtgaaatgggtttttccagaaactgtaaaggaggttttaccTAGTTGGAGGGGAccgtttgtgggaaagaaaaggaaaaagatatgggatgtcattccgttgtgtattttttggacggtgtggaaggagaggaatagattagcttttagggggggatATTGAATGTtcaaaagttaaagaatttttttgtttgtaatttgtggagttgggccaaattgtatgcaggagaggaggcgttctcccttataggcttcttagagtggatagcttccacttagaGGGAGGTGAttctttgtctttgtttttttgagGCATAAGTtgccttgtatacttcctgtatgctttgcggcgttttgcctttttaatgcatatccttacttatcaaaaaaaaaaaaaaaaaagggaaaagaaatgaacTTATAATCTCACATGGTGGGTTGGTTAACTGTCAGCTATCACAAGCTCgttcttctcttttattttcagTTAAAATCTAAGCATTCAAACAAAGCCTTAACCTTAACTAATTCCAATATCATGCCTACAATTAAACATctcataataaaaatgaaattgatgatcCTTCCAATAAAGGATGAGGTAGCCGTTATGATATTCCAGGTTTCCTTTTCTGTTCGTTTAAATTGTGGGGAATGAAAAAAGGCAATCATTGTTCCAATTCCATTACTAATTCTATATATTCACACGCACTAAAACATGCAAAAACTaagtaattttcttcttttctttgaaaTCTCGGCAAAAAGACAAAGCACCAATACCATCTACCCTTcaatataacaaaaatgaaagtACTTGCAATTAAAGAATGCGAGAAGTTCCCAATCCATTTTTCTATAGATTCATCATGACATCAAGTGGCTAGAAAGCTAATTTTCCACAGACAATAATTGCTTCCCGAGAAACCCTGGAAAGACACTCCgaaccaaacaaaacatacaCGAAAACAAACAAGACCCTTAAATAttccaaaagaaagaaaatcaaattttccaaatttccaacaACAAACACAAAGATTAGACACTAACCTTCTCACCTCTCTCGATATACTTTACCGCAACTAGCTCACCAGTCTGCTTATCCCTCATCAGCCTGGCCACTCCAAAATTCCCCGACCCGATGTCCCGCACGAGCTCGTACCGATCACTGTCGTGCATGATCGGCACGTCCATCGCCGGCCCCACCGTGATCGCCGACCGATCCATCTCCGACAAACCCGCACTCTCCCGAACCCTACTCCGACGAGGCCCTGCTCATATTATACAAACCGTAAACCAGATCGAAGCAGTAAGTTACGCGACGTGGCGGAACGGGGACCAGTCGATTGGTTGCGATTGGGTGGAGATAGGGACCGAAGATGTGGCCGAGCCCGTGAAGACTTCACCCACCTCAcacagagagaaagagagagagcgGTGTTCAGCAGATTTGGatttctagggttttattttattttttgtggttgcaGAGGCGGTGAGGGAGCTCGTGAAAAGGCTCTGCTTTTTTTTTCTgctccttctctctcttctttctctctccagAACTTGGGGGGCTGGTGACCGTGAagatgagatatttttgtttccGGTGGCCGAccttacttttttatttatttacttattttactaccaattattgttattattatcttcTCTGAATCagtgaaatgtttttaaattggGCTAGAATTACGAGTGTACCCTTGGGTATTCTCTAGAATGACCAAACTGTCCTCCCCtggttaaatatgttttataaaaatcatcttctactaactatatattttagttttaatttttttttttttgggaaaatagagttactattaataataaaaaattattaaattaatccatttagtaatttttatatttatctataattcacaaaaaataaataaataagagaaggACTAAATAACCctaaaagtatatatttatgagattttattaaaaataaataaatattataagaaaaattaaaggaaataaaatttttctatattattctttaaattatttttcttattgtctctttttatacaaataataaagaaattaaaatatataagtttttaagcTTTTTATTGACAAATTGAACAAGAGAGTTAGAGCGTGTttgttttttcagttttttattaaaagtaattttattttttatatgtaatttacttcaaattttagatggtttgtttttataattttttatgatttattataaatttttagctaaataaaaaaaaatcaaaatatttgatttttttctaaatgaaaaaaataatataataatttttctttattttttaatgattaatataaataaaaccctataaaaataaaatcctaatacctaacaatataaaaatattatttagttttaaattctatttaaaattaagtagaaaaaacaaacatcacataAATTTTAAAGGTGAAGcagaaatcaaaattataatttttaaagggtaatattaatattataaaatctttttaaacattttatttaacttttattttttaaaaaaaataatttaataaattatttaaataaaattaatcaaataagaCATAAAAAGGGTAgttaaggttttaaaaaaaaataacttttttgaagtCAATTCAAATAGACCTTGATGGTTGGTTAAGTGGTTATCCTATCCCTCTTCATACATAATTTTATACCATCTAAAAGTTTTccattgaaaaaatattatttacaaactTAGACACCTTCAATCATTTTGGTCTTTGGTCTTCCTATACCCTACCTTACTAATAATTTCCATTTAAGGAACATTTCCTACAAACTCCCTCATTTATTCACTCAACCTCTCCTTGACTTcatctccaattttttttcatttcattcatgTTGGACTTTTAACTTCATTGGTTGGTTGTTGCACTTGACTTTTGTTCCGCCACcaaccatttttccttttttttttttttaaatattatttttgttaatggtTTTAAGTTGTCAAAAGGTGAGGTCCAAACACCAACTagacaataataattataattattattatttaagaaataaatgtGGCCTCTTTTTGTGGTTGGTATAAGATGTAAAGGCATGTAGGTTATGGGAAGAGTTTACtttcattaaattaaatcattatttccaattttttattttttattttttagtttcaagTTTCAACATCACATGAGTAGGCCAATTCATCCACTCCTTTAAGTTTGGTTtggatttgaaaaattaaatgtaGGGACATCCTTTAAGTTATGATAAGTTTGTGTTATGTGTATGAAAAGGTGACATCACTCCCTTTctagaaaatattggaattttcatcatttaattgGAAATTACTCAAATTAGGATaagaaaatgattgaaataGAATATTCTTGGACTTGACCATGGATGAGGAAACTTTTTACATGGACAAAAATGCCCATACATGGGTTCCTCATGCCTCGAATATTTAGGATGTTATTAAGGGTGTTTTTGGGAATTGTATGTGGAAGAAAGGGATAAGTCATCGTGGGTACATGCTATTTAAGCTAGGTGTTGACCTAATGAAAATGAATGCTTGTTATGATCAATTAAAGTGGtttggttttctattttctaaccACTTCCTTAAGAAGAAAGTTGTCAATTTTAGCAAGAAGACATAgaactatttaatatttttaaagacttcaatattaaataatttattaaatccATATAAGAGTCTACTTGAGTTACCTTTTAACTTTGAGTTTTTACACTAAAATAAGTGGAGAGGATAATGTTtgagaattatattttgaaaattaatgtaTTTACTAGTGTCAAATCGAGGTTTggttaattttggttttgattatgataaaataaggttttgaaacTAGTATTATATCTTGAGTATATTTAGCTAAGAAGATTTTCAAAGTAGCAAATCATAGAGAAATTATgtcaaagaaaaatttaagaaaaaaaagaaaacctcaaAGAGAAAAACTTCTTTATAAGGTTGTTAGTGCACTAAGATCAtacatcttatttttattcatggAATGAAAATCATCCATGAGTTAAATTGCTTTAAAATCTTCTATATTTAGATgatatcatgtttttaattaaaaatttatgtcaatttttttctaaaactcGTTCTAAAGGTTTTAAAAGAGGTTACACAAGTTGTTAGGGGTTTTAGATCTCAAATCATGTTTTTTAAGCACTTCACAATACAACCAATCGAGGAGGTCAAGACCTAATTGAGTCGGTTAGGCTTGACCAATTAAGGTACATTTGCGGAcacacacactctctctctctctctttcttccaaTATCTATGTTGCTATCGGTTGAGCTTTTAGGTCACTTAGTCAAGGTTCGATGGAGAATTTATCCAACCAATTGCTCAATTGGTCAAGGACCTAGACCCTAACAATCACTTGTCAATACAATTAATGCCCAATAACTAGTGAAACGATCAAGTTGATGCTCGATCAATCAACCTCAAACCGTGCTTCAAAGTTAGTTTGAGCTTCCAACTCATATAAAAAGactttaaatttcattattttgtaaactTGACATTCCAAAATCTTTATAGAATATATTTGAGCTTtgggagagtgttttttagtacACTTTGATTCAAAACTTCCATATCCTTTTATTGCaccttaatcatattttttctcT includes the following:
- the LOC117911233 gene encoding serine/threonine-protein kinase SRK2E isoform X3, translated to MEYASGGELFERICNAGRFSEDEARFFFQQLVSGVSYCHAMQVCHRDLKLENTLLDGSPAPRLKICDFGYSKSSVLHSQPKSTVGTPAYIAPEVLLKKEYDGKIADVWSCGVTLYVMLVGAYPFEDPEEPKNFHRTIQRILKVQYSIPDYVHISPECRHLISRIFVADPATRITIAEIRNHEWFLKNLPADLMDETKMDNQYEEPEQPMQSIDEIMRIIGEAMIPAAGTQSLNQYLTGSLDIEDDMEEDLETDPDLDIDSSGEIVYAM
- the LOC117911233 gene encoding serine/threonine-protein kinase SAPK10 isoform X1, whose protein sequence is MDRSAITVGPAMDVPIMHDSDRYELVRDIGSGNFGVARLMRDKQTGELVAVKYIERGEKIDENVQREIINHRSLRHPNIVRFKEVILTPTHLAIVMEYASGGELFERICNAGRFSEDEARFFFQQLVSGVSYCHAMQVCHRDLKLENTLLDGSPAPRLKICDFGYSKSSVLHSQPKSTVGTPAYIAPEVLLKKEYDGKIADVWSCGVTLYVMLVGAYPFEDPEEPKNFHRTIQRILKVQYSIPDYVHISPECRHLISRIFVADPATRITIAEIRNHEWFLKNLPADLMDETKMDNQYEEPEQPMQSIDEIMRIIGEAMIPAAGTQSLNQYLTGSLDIEDDMEEDLETDPDLDIDSSGEIVYAM
- the LOC117911233 gene encoding serine/threonine-protein kinase SAPK10 isoform X2, with protein sequence MDRSAITVGPAMDVPIMHDSDRYELVRDIGSGNFGVARLMRDKQTGELVAVKYIERGEKIDENVQREIINHRSLRHPNIVRFKEVILTPTHLAIVMEYASGGELFERICNAGRFSEDEARFFFQQLVSGVSYCHAMQVCHRDLKLENTLLDGSPAPRLKICDFGYSKIADVWSCGVTLYVMLVGAYPFEDPEEPKNFHRTIQRILKVQYSIPDYVHISPECRHLISRIFVADPATRITIAEIRNHEWFLKNLPADLMDETKMDNQYEEPEQPMQSIDEIMRIIGEAMIPAAGTQSLNQYLTGSLDIEDDMEEDLETDPDLDIDSSGEIVYAM